One window from the genome of Castellaniella sp. MT123 encodes:
- a CDS encoding 3-hydroxyacyl-CoA dehydrogenase NAD-binding domain-containing protein, whose translation MTLSQTLPTQTVVSWRREGPVLVVTIDHPPVNALGVEVRRGLLAAIEAAEADASTQAVLLLGAGRNFIAGADIREFGQPPQAPLLTDVCNRIEACTKPVVVAIQGAALGGGLEVALAAHYRLALPGAKFGLPEVTLGLLPGAGGTQRAPRLIGIQAALTLMLDGKPMGAPQALTLGLVDRLGSTADALQEGLAYTQELLAAGALARPTRDRRIAASDVDAARQAIAAARAALNKKYHGLFSPARIIDAVEAVLDQPFAAGLRLEREYFLQCLGTPQRQALVHAFFAEREAAKIPEASRAQPRPVDRIGIVGGGTMGAGIAVAMLDAGLSVVMVERDVESLDRGRANVAKVYDSLVSRGRLDPAERDRRLGGFSGATDYMALSAVDLVVEAVFEDLGVKSAVFAELDRVCKPGAVLATNTSYLDIDRIAATVSRPRDVIGLHFFSPANIMKLLEIVVPGAVADDVVATGFALARRLKKVAVRAGVCDGFIGNRILAVYRQAADYMMADGASLYQIDRAVRDFGFPMGPFQVTDLAGGDISWATRKRRAATRDPQLRYVPIADRLCERGWFGQKTGRGWYRYPEGSRTGQEDPEVQAIVAEERNKMGAVQRSFTDDDIIRRYMAAMINEGANVVHEGIALRPLDVDVAMLYGYGFPRHRGGPMHYADQVGLDVVLADIRAFAAEDPHFWKPSPLLVDLAGRGGHFKDLNQLKKI comes from the coding sequence ATGACCCTTTCCCAGACCTTGCCGACACAGACGGTCGTGAGCTGGCGGCGTGAAGGCCCGGTGCTGGTCGTGACCATCGATCATCCGCCTGTCAATGCGCTGGGTGTCGAGGTTCGGCGCGGGTTGCTGGCGGCCATCGAGGCGGCAGAGGCTGACGCAAGCACCCAGGCCGTACTGTTGCTGGGGGCCGGACGCAATTTCATCGCCGGCGCTGACATCCGTGAATTCGGCCAGCCGCCGCAGGCGCCTTTGTTGACGGACGTCTGCAACCGTATCGAGGCCTGCACCAAACCGGTGGTCGTCGCCATCCAGGGTGCCGCACTCGGCGGCGGCCTGGAAGTTGCGTTGGCCGCGCATTACCGGCTGGCGTTGCCGGGCGCGAAATTCGGTTTGCCCGAGGTCACGCTGGGATTGCTGCCCGGGGCCGGCGGCACGCAGCGCGCACCGCGCCTGATCGGTATCCAGGCGGCATTGACCCTGATGCTGGATGGCAAGCCAATGGGCGCGCCCCAGGCATTGACACTGGGTCTGGTCGACCGACTGGGATCGACCGCCGACGCCTTGCAGGAAGGGCTGGCATATACGCAGGAATTGCTGGCAGCCGGCGCGCTCGCGCGACCCACCCGGGATCGGCGGATTGCCGCGTCCGATGTCGATGCGGCGCGTCAGGCGATTGCTGCGGCGCGTGCCGCATTGAACAAGAAATATCACGGTCTGTTTTCCCCGGCCCGGATCATCGATGCCGTCGAGGCGGTGCTGGATCAACCGTTCGCCGCCGGCCTGCGCCTGGAGCGTGAATATTTCCTGCAGTGCCTGGGTACCCCGCAGCGGCAGGCGCTGGTCCATGCGTTCTTTGCCGAGCGTGAAGCGGCCAAGATTCCTGAAGCCAGCCGCGCGCAGCCACGTCCCGTCGATCGCATCGGCATTGTGGGCGGCGGCACCATGGGGGCGGGTATTGCCGTCGCCATGCTGGACGCGGGCCTGTCGGTTGTCATGGTCGAGCGGGATGTCGAGAGCCTGGATCGTGGCCGTGCCAACGTCGCCAAGGTCTATGACAGCCTGGTGTCGCGCGGCCGGCTGGATCCGGCCGAACGTGACCGGCGCCTGGGCGGCTTTTCCGGTGCCACGGATTACATGGCTTTGTCGGCGGTGGATCTGGTGGTCGAGGCCGTGTTCGAGGACCTGGGTGTCAAGTCCGCCGTCTTTGCCGAGCTGGACCGGGTCTGCAAACCCGGGGCGGTTCTGGCCACCAATACCTCGTATCTGGACATCGATCGGATCGCGGCAACGGTTTCCCGGCCGCGGGATGTCATCGGCCTGCATTTCTTTTCGCCCGCCAACATCATGAAGCTGCTGGAAATCGTGGTGCCGGGCGCGGTCGCCGACGACGTCGTGGCCACCGGCTTTGCGCTGGCCAGACGGCTGAAGAAGGTGGCCGTGCGGGCTGGCGTGTGCGACGGGTTCATCGGCAACCGCATCCTGGCGGTGTATCGTCAGGCGGCCGACTATATGATGGCCGATGGCGCATCGCTGTATCAGATCGACCGCGCCGTGCGCGATTTCGGCTTTCCCATGGGGCCGTTCCAGGTCACGGATCTGGCGGGCGGCGACATCAGCTGGGCGACCCGCAAACGCCGGGCCGCGACGCGGGATCCGCAACTGCGCTATGTCCCTATTGCCGATCGTCTGTGCGAACGCGGCTGGTTCGGACAGAAGACCGGACGTGGCTGGTACCGGTATCCGGAAGGCAGCCGCACGGGGCAGGAAGACCCCGAGGTCCAGGCGATTGTGGCCGAGGAACGGAACAAGATGGGCGCCGTGCAACGCAGCTTCACCGATGATGACATCATTCGCCGCTACATGGCGGCCATGATCAACGAGGGTGCCAACGTCGTGCATGAAGGTATCGCATTACGGCCGCTGGATGTCGATGTCGCCATGCTGTACGGCTACGGTTTCCCGCGTCACCGTGGCGGCCCGATGCACTATGCCGATCAGGTGGGGCTGGACGTCGTGCTGGCCGACATCCGTGCGTTTGCGGCGGAGGATCCCCATTTCTGGAAGCCGTCGCCTCTGCTGGTCGATCTGGCCGGGCGGGGCGGACATTTCAAAGACCTGAACCAGCTCAAAAAAATCTGA
- a CDS encoding LysR family transcriptional regulator, whose protein sequence is MNAESLIVLVEILDAGNLSAAARRLKMTRANVSYHLNRLERSLGQQLVRRTTRRIEPTEVGLRLYEHGRKIQTELAIARDSVSELGDMLRGRIRLSIPSGFGQVVMSGWLIDFKRLYPGIVLDVMFENHILDMLHDEVDIAVRVTSNPPQNLVARSLGPVRHIACASTAYLHQHGLPETLEDLPKAPIITSGVAGRQLRLSAYQEQYRQEVLLEPTLMSENFLFLHQAILAGLGVGVVPDYLVQDEIRRGDIATTLDAWYLSIFGTEMFMLYMPNRYHTRSTSTFIEYILARAQARIPPEVAAPA, encoded by the coding sequence ATGAACGCGGAATCCCTGATCGTCCTGGTCGAAATCCTGGACGCCGGCAACCTCAGCGCAGCCGCCCGGCGTCTGAAAATGACCCGTGCCAATGTCAGCTATCACCTGAACCGGCTGGAACGCTCGCTGGGTCAGCAACTGGTGCGCCGCACCACCCGGCGCATCGAACCGACGGAAGTCGGCCTGCGACTGTATGAGCACGGGCGAAAGATCCAGACCGAACTGGCGATTGCCCGGGATTCGGTCAGCGAACTGGGGGATATGTTGCGAGGGCGCATCCGTCTGAGCATCCCCAGCGGCTTCGGTCAGGTTGTCATGTCAGGCTGGCTGATCGATTTCAAACGCCTGTACCCGGGAATCGTACTAGACGTCATGTTCGAGAATCACATCCTGGACATGCTGCACGACGAGGTGGACATCGCCGTGCGCGTTACATCCAACCCGCCGCAAAACCTCGTGGCCAGATCCCTGGGGCCGGTCAGGCATATCGCCTGTGCTTCGACGGCCTACCTGCACCAGCACGGGCTGCCTGAAACCCTGGAAGACCTGCCAAAAGCCCCGATCATCACGTCGGGTGTGGCCGGGCGGCAACTGCGTCTGTCAGCCTATCAGGAACAGTATCGCCAGGAGGTCCTGCTGGAACCCACCCTGATGTCAGAGAACTTTCTGTTTCTGCACCAGGCGATACTCGCCGGCCTTGGGGTTGGCGTGGTGCCCGACTACCTGGTCCAGGATGAAATCCGGCGCGGCGACATCGCGACGACTCTGGACGCGTGGTACCTGAGCATCTTCGGCACGGAAATGTTCATGCTCTACATGCCCAACCGCTACCACACGCGATCGACATCGACCTTCATCGAATACATCCTGGCCCGGGCGCAGGCCAGGATACCGCCCGAAGTGGCGGCCCCGGCCTGA
- the htpG gene encoding molecular chaperone HtpG — MSQTDTQTAETLGFQAEVKQLLHLMIHSLYSNKEIFLRELVSNASDACDKLRFEAIDHPEWLEGDGELHIRVEFDKAARTITITDNGIGLSRDEAIANLGTIARSGTREFFSQLTGDKQKDAQLIGQFGVGFYSSFIVADKVSVRSRRADLPAAEGVLWESDGQGEFSVSAIEQAARGTSVTLTLRADEDDFLSGWKLREVLRRYSDHISLPIQMKKEEWDAEKSEQVTRDEWETVNQANALWTRSKSDITDEQYQEFYKHIAHDPENPLAWTHNRVEGRSEYTQLLYVPKRAPFDLYDRDARRGVKLYIKRVFIMDDAEQLLPTYLRFVRGVVDSADLPLNVSREILQESRDVRSIREGCAKRILGLLEDLSKDKPEEYAEFWTQFGQVLKEGAGEDPANKDRIAGLMRFASTQSDSPAQTVSLADYIGRMKEGQDKIYYLTADSYAAAAHSPHLEVFRRKGLEVLLLSDRVDEWMLSYLREFEGKSLASVAKGGLDLDALADEAEKKQQAEVAEAFKPTIERLKAALDGRVKEVRATVRLVDSPACVVVDENELSPHLMRMLKAAGQEAPEVKPILEVNPQHALVKRLEAQPDATFGDWAELLLDQAMLAEGAALKDPASFVKRMNALLLA, encoded by the coding sequence ATGAGCCAAACAGATACCCAAACGGCCGAAACACTGGGCTTTCAGGCCGAAGTCAAACAGCTGCTGCACCTGATGATCCATTCCTTGTACAGCAACAAGGAAATCTTCCTGCGCGAACTCGTGTCGAACGCGTCCGATGCCTGCGACAAACTGCGCTTCGAGGCGATCGACCATCCGGAATGGCTGGAGGGCGATGGCGAATTGCACATCCGGGTCGAATTCGACAAGGCGGCGCGCACCATCACGATCACCGACAACGGCATTGGCCTGTCGCGCGACGAGGCGATCGCCAACCTGGGCACGATCGCACGATCCGGCACGAGGGAATTCTTTTCCCAGCTGACCGGCGACAAGCAAAAGGATGCCCAACTGATCGGCCAGTTCGGCGTGGGCTTTTATTCGTCCTTCATCGTCGCGGACAAGGTGTCCGTGCGCAGCCGCCGCGCCGATCTGCCGGCCGCCGAAGGCGTCCTGTGGGAATCCGATGGTCAGGGCGAATTTTCCGTCTCCGCCATCGAACAGGCTGCGCGTGGCACGTCCGTGACGCTGACCCTGCGCGCCGACGAGGACGATTTCCTGTCGGGCTGGAAACTGCGCGAGGTGCTGCGCCGCTATTCGGATCACATCTCTTTGCCCATCCAGATGAAGAAGGAAGAATGGGATGCGGAAAAGTCCGAACAGGTCACCCGGGACGAATGGGAAACCGTCAATCAGGCCAACGCCCTGTGGACCCGGTCGAAATCCGACATCACCGACGAGCAGTACCAGGAATTTTACAAGCACATCGCGCACGACCCCGAGAATCCACTGGCCTGGACGCACAACCGCGTCGAGGGCCGCAGCGAATACACCCAGCTGCTGTATGTGCCTAAACGCGCGCCCTTCGACCTGTACGACCGCGACGCGCGCCGGGGCGTGAAGCTCTACATCAAACGCGTCTTCATCATGGACGATGCGGAACAGCTGCTGCCCACCTATCTGCGGTTCGTGCGCGGCGTGGTCGATTCCGCCGATCTGCCGCTGAACGTCTCGCGCGAGATCTTGCAGGAAAGCCGCGACGTGCGCTCGATCCGCGAGGGCTGCGCCAAGCGCATCCTGGGTCTGCTGGAAGACCTGTCCAAGGACAAGCCCGAAGAATACGCCGAGTTCTGGACGCAGTTCGGCCAGGTGCTCAAGGAAGGCGCGGGCGAGGACCCCGCCAACAAGGACCGCATTGCCGGCCTGATGCGCTTTGCTTCGACCCAGTCCGACAGCCCCGCACAGACCGTCTCGCTGGCCGATTACATCGGCCGCATGAAGGAAGGCCAGGACAAGATCTACTATCTGACGGCGGATTCCTACGCCGCCGCCGCGCACAGCCCGCATCTGGAAGTCTTCCGTCGCAAGGGTCTGGAAGTCCTGCTGCTGTCCGATCGTGTCGACGAATGGATGCTGTCCTACCTGCGCGAATTCGAAGGCAAGTCCCTGGCGTCGGTCGCCAAGGGCGGTCTCGATCTGGACGCGCTGGCCGACGAGGCGGAAAAGAAGCAGCAGGCTGAAGTCGCCGAAGCCTTCAAGCCAACGATCGAGCGCCTGAAGGCGGCGTTGGACGGGCGGGTCAAGGAAGTCCGCGCCACCGTCCGGCTGGTGGACTCGCCCGCCTGCGTGGTGGTCGATGAAAACGAACTCAGCCCGCACCTGATGCGCATGCTGAAGGCCGCCGGTCAGGAAGCCCCCGAGGTCAAGCCGATCCTCGAGGTCAACCCGCAGCACGCCCTGGTCAAGCGCCTGGAAGCGCAGCCGGATGCCACCTTTGGCGATTGGGCCGAACTGTTGCTGGATCAGGCCATGCTCGCCGAAGGCGCGGCGCTGAAGGACCCGGCGTCGTTCGTGAAGCGGATGAACGCGCTGCTGCTGGCGTGA
- a CDS encoding LysR family transcriptional regulator has product MHYTLDQLETFVAVVRAGSFSAAARRLGKTQSTVSAAISNLEIDLGVELFDRSRKWPVPTDAGARLLRQAELVLERCLDLDAHARNLTEATETRVRLAIDVPHNTLMEPLTDFAAQFPYVDLDVRHAFDGDVSGLVQRGEVAMGIAFAQRDYPRELAFTQMGKLILVHVVRHDHPLAGLPKIDFVELRGHRRLMFLAHNERLPSTEYLESTQCWRAENYPALLEMVRAGLGWTTLPRRLIRRELETGELVELPLAAYPHTDWVVGIDLVWQKSHTMGRAGVWLLQRLRGHKIYEKDRMGHPTTW; this is encoded by the coding sequence GTGCATTACACGTTGGATCAGTTGGAGACGTTCGTCGCCGTCGTCAGGGCAGGGTCTTTCTCCGCGGCTGCCAGGCGCCTGGGCAAGACCCAGTCCACGGTCAGCGCGGCCATCTCGAATCTGGAAATCGACCTGGGTGTCGAGTTGTTCGATCGCAGCCGCAAGTGGCCGGTACCGACAGATGCCGGTGCCAGGCTGTTGCGCCAGGCCGAACTGGTGCTGGAACGGTGTCTGGATCTGGATGCTCATGCGCGGAATCTCACGGAAGCCACGGAAACCCGCGTGCGTCTGGCTATTGATGTTCCCCACAACACGCTGATGGAGCCCTTGACGGATTTCGCCGCTCAGTTTCCCTATGTGGATCTGGACGTTCGTCATGCTTTCGATGGTGACGTGTCAGGTCTGGTTCAGCGGGGTGAGGTGGCGATGGGCATTGCGTTTGCCCAGCGGGACTACCCCCGGGAACTGGCGTTCACTCAGATGGGCAAGCTGATCCTGGTGCACGTCGTGCGCCACGACCATCCTCTGGCGGGGCTGCCGAAAATCGACTTCGTGGAGTTGCGCGGGCACCGGCGCTTGATGTTCCTGGCGCACAATGAGCGCCTGCCGTCGACGGAATATCTAGAGTCCACCCAGTGCTGGCGGGCCGAAAACTATCCAGCGCTGCTGGAGATGGTGCGCGCAGGTCTGGGCTGGACGACGCTGCCGCGTCGGCTGATCCGGCGTGAGCTGGAGACGGGCGAGCTGGTGGAATTGCCCCTGGCGGCATATCCGCATACGGACTGGGTGGTGGGGATCGATCTGGTCTGGCAGAAATCCCACACCATGGGCCGGGCGGGGGTCTGGCTGCTGCAGCGCCTGCGTGGGCACAAAATCTATGAAAAAGATCGGATGGGACACCCGACGACCTGGTAG
- a CDS encoding nucleobase:cation symporter-2 family protein has translation MARSEAVHPVDEILPLKQLFTFGLQHVLVMYAGAVAVPLILGSALGLSQHDMVLLINANLLTSGIATLIQTIGCWKFGARLPLIQGCSFIAIAPMIMIGKQYGISHLFGSVIACGLITILIAPIFSRLLRFFPPVVIGSLITIIGVSLMPAAAIWLGGGNPDAADFGSGPNLLLGLATVAITLFIYARYKGFIGNLSVLIGLFAGTAIAAAFGMTSFAHVGEAAWFEISPPFAFGLPKFAVAPILIMTLAMLVIMAETTGNVLAIGTIVGRPSSQETLGNAFRSDGLATMLGGIFNSFPYNAFTQNTGLIALSNVKSRYVVAASGVIMMLMGMFPTLGAIIASIPRPVLGGCAIVMFGMTTVAGIQELSRVRFDGTCNGIIVAVSVSVGVLPMSFPALFGQVEGPLRLILDSGIFLGAITAVVLNILLNGTSAQSHTQNQSQPADAPQSALET, from the coding sequence ATGGCCCGATCAGAAGCCGTCCACCCCGTGGACGAAATCCTGCCCCTGAAACAACTTTTCACCTTCGGCCTGCAGCATGTGCTGGTTATGTACGCCGGTGCCGTCGCCGTGCCGCTGATCCTGGGCAGTGCCCTGGGGCTGAGCCAACACGACATGGTGCTGCTGATCAACGCCAATCTGCTGACCTCGGGCATCGCCACCCTGATCCAGACCATTGGCTGCTGGAAATTCGGGGCGCGTCTGCCGCTGATCCAGGGGTGTTCCTTCATCGCCATCGCGCCGATGATCATGATCGGCAAGCAATATGGCATCAGCCACCTGTTCGGATCAGTGATCGCCTGCGGCCTCATCACCATCCTGATCGCTCCGATCTTCAGCCGTCTGCTGAGGTTCTTCCCGCCCGTGGTGATCGGCAGCCTGATCACCATCATCGGTGTCTCCCTGATGCCGGCCGCCGCGATCTGGCTGGGCGGCGGCAACCCGGACGCGGCCGACTTCGGTTCCGGACCCAATCTGTTGCTGGGCCTGGCGACCGTGGCCATCACCCTGTTCATCTATGCCCGCTACAAGGGCTTCATCGGCAACCTGTCGGTACTGATCGGCCTGTTCGCGGGTACCGCCATCGCCGCAGCCTTCGGCATGACCAGTTTCGCTCATGTCGGCGAGGCCGCCTGGTTCGAAATCAGCCCGCCCTTCGCCTTCGGACTGCCCAAATTCGCGGTGGCTCCGATCCTGATCATGACCTTGGCTATGCTGGTCATCATGGCCGAAACCACCGGCAACGTGCTGGCCATCGGCACCATCGTCGGCCGCCCCTCGTCCCAGGAGACCCTGGGCAACGCCTTCCGCTCCGACGGTCTGGCAACCATGCTGGGTGGCATATTCAACAGTTTCCCCTACAACGCCTTCACCCAGAACACCGGTCTGATCGCCCTGTCCAACGTCAAGAGCCGCTACGTCGTGGCCGCCTCAGGGGTCATCATGATGCTCATGGGCATGTTCCCGACGCTGGGGGCGATCATCGCATCCATCCCGCGTCCGGTCCTGGGCGGCTGCGCCATCGTGATGTTCGGTATGACTACCGTCGCCGGAATCCAGGAACTGTCCCGCGTACGGTTCGACGGTACCTGCAACGGCATCATCGTGGCAGTCTCCGTCAGCGTCGGCGTCCTGCCCATGTCCTTTCCCGCCCTGTTTGGCCAGGTCGAAGGCCCGCTGCGCCTGATCCTCGACAGCGGCATCTTCCTGGGTGCCATCACCGCCGTCGTTCTGAACATCCTGCTCAATGGCACGAGTGCCCAGTCGCACACCCAGAACCAGAGTCAGCCCGCCGATGCGCCTCAAAGCGCCCTGGAAACCTAA
- a CDS encoding nucleoside deaminase encodes MNTSTRPAAPKLSQLDMDLLREVISLADQSRSNGHHPFAALVADKEGRIIAIAENNSLPPAGDPTQHAELAAAAAAAKKLTPEELLDCTLYTSAEPCCMCAGAIYWCNIGRVVYALSEHRLLSLTGDHPENPTFSLPCREVFLRGQRAIEVHGPLLEDEAAGSHHGFWNTAEERV; translated from the coding sequence ATGAATACATCCACCCGCCCAGCCGCACCCAAACTGTCGCAATTGGACATGGATCTGCTGCGGGAGGTCATCTCCCTGGCCGACCAGTCCCGGTCCAATGGCCACCACCCCTTCGCCGCCCTGGTGGCGGACAAGGAAGGTCGAATCATCGCCATTGCGGAAAACAATTCCCTGCCACCCGCAGGCGACCCGACCCAGCACGCCGAACTCGCTGCGGCAGCCGCCGCCGCCAAAAAGCTGACCCCCGAAGAACTGCTGGACTGCACGCTCTATACCAGCGCGGAACCGTGCTGCATGTGTGCCGGGGCGATCTACTGGTGCAATATTGGTCGGGTCGTCTATGCGCTATCCGAGCACCGCCTGCTGTCCCTGACCGGTGATCACCCGGAAAATCCGACCTTTTCACTGCCCTGCCGCGAGGTATTCCTGCGCGGCCAGCGCGCGATCGAAGTCCACGGCCCCCTGCTCGAGGACGAAGCCGCAGGATCGCACCACGGCTTCTGGAACACGGCGGAAGAACGCGTCTGA